In a genomic window of Glycine max cultivar Williams 82 chromosome 13, Glycine_max_v4.0, whole genome shotgun sequence:
- the LOC100784603 gene encoding monothiol glutaredoxin-S2: MHITCQNLKLPLSFTFPQRLISVFKTFGINCFPIPFETTILNLWFLHIYIYIMDRVTQMASERPVVIFSRSSCCMCHTIKTLFSDFGVHPNVHELDEIPRGNDIEQALSRLGCSPSVPVVFIGGELVGGANEVMSLHLNRSLIPMLRRAGALWV, translated from the coding sequence ATGCACATCACATGCCAAAACCTCAAGCTACCTCTCTCTTTCACATTCCCTCAGCGCTTAATTTCTGTATTCAAAACTTTTGGCATTAATTGTTTTCCAATACCCTTTGAGACTACAATATTAAATTTGtggtttttacatatatatatatatataatggatAGGGTGACACAGATGGCATCAGAGAGACCAGTGGTGATATTCAGCCGGAGTTCCTGCTGCATGTGCCACACCATCAAAACCCTCTTCAGTGACTTTGGAGTGCATCCAAATGTTCATGAACTTGATGAGATACCAAGAGGGAATGACATTGAGCAAGCTCTTTCAAGGCTAGGGTGCAGCCCCTCTGTGCCTGTTGTGTTCATTGGCGGTGAGCTTGTTGGTGGAGCCAATGAAGTCATGAGCCTTCACCTTAACCGCTCCTTGATCCCTATGCTTAGGAGAGCTGGAGCTCTTTGGGTTTGA